The following are encoded together in the Fusarium keratoplasticum isolate Fu6.1 chromosome 1, whole genome shotgun sequence genome:
- a CDS encoding Zn(2)-C6 fungal-type domain-containing protein gives MPRPSFSHNPLLRVSRPVSACSRCRTAKVKCDGKLPACTACEKAGRASECSAANDQFARGKERSYVAALELRIEKLERRLQYAKSRKASVALHDPDTALNTQPMDRRDSLAAIRAAVYRKAARKKENSDVNSLVSDFGFLSVNATTRDFEPISTNMTFARLVLAATTNDALPESPESRLPPRHIAQGIVQHYIENVHSMYPCVAEMSLLTAIDDLYQQDDRAIRDSDCWMVWMVLAIGSAVQSQRNQDEHYRNGVEYVTRAMSYADGALAPGYVTQIQSLLLLTQYAMLDPAHFDSWHLIGFTARAIVDLGFHQDPPQSAVSDKTALDMRRRIFYCVYALDRSISMVHARTFSFTDDTINVAYPAAAPRRSSNTGGILGQPAVDPAKLLFELRRAQSHWYQVLYQSGSTPLPDPISYIWRVCLDMREWQETLPTDLPIDIRQLFEQELRYSYVYCIAPSARAPRITDYNRILIFEHSMAYLDSVHRIAHQSENTGFCTYHDVLRVFFMANQFLAVLRDAEDMLLSGVPVPIPIPPPGAAPPPPLPRRLQPQGLNGEDNLDRSLQCLEKVSQTLDAYAERWADASTWRENFARASKELVERLRRRREMRDAAREQRQMQYQSGGTPPQHQGGLQMQNPQQPKEMRWVGVDVGHMMRGGLPPQ, from the exons ATGCCCCGCCCTAGCTTCTCTCACAATCCTCTTTTGAGGGTCTCACGACCTGTCTCGGCTTGCTCCCGAT GCCGGACTGCCAAAGTCAAG TGTGATGGTAAGCTGCCTGCCTGCACAGCCTGTGAGAAGGCTGGCCGTGCGAGTGAATGCTCGGCAGCGAATGACCAATTTGCTAGGGGCAAGGAAAGAAG CTATGTGGCAGCACTCGAGTTACGGATTGAGAAACTCGAAAGAAGGCTTCAATATGCCAAGTCACGGAAGGCATCGGTTGCCTTGCATGACCCTGACACAGCTCTTAATACCCAGCCAATGGATAGAAGGGATTCCCTGGCCGCCATCCGCGCTGCCGTATATCGCAAGGCGGCGCGGAAGAAGGAGAATTCTGATGTCAATTCGCTCGTATCAGACTTTGGTTTTCT TTCTGTTAATGCCACGACACGAGATTTTGAGCCTATATCGACAAATATGACATTTGCGAGACTGGTTTTGGCAGCCACCACGAATGATGCCCTTCCAGAGTCACCGGAATCTCGGTTGCCCCCTAGACATATCGCCCAGGGAATTGTTCAGCATTATATCGAAAACGTCCATTCGATGTATCCTTGCGTTGCCGAGATGTCCCTTCTGACGGCCATCGATGATCTCTACCAGCAAGACGATCGGGCGATTAGGGATTCTGACTGCTGGATGGTGTGGATGGTTCTTGCCATTGGTAGTGCCGTCCAAAGCCAACGAAATCAAGACGAGCACTACCGCAACGGCGTCGAATACGTCACTCGAGCCATGAGTTATGCTGACGGCGCCCTCGCCCCTGGATATGTGACGCAGATCCAGTCTCTGCTTCTACTCACACAGTATGCGATGCTGGACCCTGCACATTTTGACAGCTGGCACCTGATAGGGTTCACAGCACGGGCAATCGTCGACCTCGGCTTCCACCAAGACCCTCCCCAGTCTGCCGTCTCTGATAAAACGGCTCTTGATATGCGAAGGAGGATATTCTACTGTGTATATGCCCTTGATCG TTCCATCAGCATGGTTCATGCGCGGACATTCTCATTCACCGATGATACTATCAATGTCGCGTACCCTGCAGCAGCCCCACGAAGGTCGTCAAATACAGGAGGCATTTTAGGGCAACCGGCTGTTGATCCTGCAAAGCTGCTCTTTGAGCTTCGACGAGCTCAGTCCCATTGGTACCAAGTGTTGTACCAATCCGGATCGACGCCCCTCCCGGATCCAATTTCGTATATATGGAGGGTATGTCTTGACATGCGAGAGTGGCAAGAGACTCTTCCAACCGATCTTCCCATCGACATCCGGCAGTTATTCGAGCAGGAGTTGAGATATAGCTATGTATACTGCATTGCTCCTTCGGCCAGGGCGCCGCGTATCACGGATTATAATCGCATCCTCATATTTGAGCACTCGATGGCATATCTCGACAGCGTTCACCGAATTGCCCACCAGAGTGAGAATACTGGATTCTGCACATACCATGACGTGCTGAGGGTCTTTTTTATGGCCAATCAGTTCCTCGCCGTGTTGAGGGATGCAGAAGACATGCTCCTGTCAGGAGTGCCGGTACCGATACCGATACCACCGCCCGGCGCGGCGCCGCCCCCACCCCTACCAAGACGACTGCAGCCGCAGGGGCTCAATGGAGAGGACAACTTGGACCGTAGCCTGCAATGTCTAGAGAAGGTTTCACAAACGTTGGACGCATACGCAGAGCGATGGGCGGATGCATCGACATGGCGGGAAAACTTTGCAAGGGCATCTAAGGAGCTGGTAGAGCGACTCAGGAGGCGAAGGGAGATGCGCGATGCGGCAAGGGAGCAACGCCAGATGCAGTACCAGAGCGGAGGGACGCCGCCGCAACACCAAGGCGGTTTACAGATGCAAAATCCACAGCAACCTAAGGAAATGCGATGGGTGGGGGTTGACGTTGGGCACATGATGCGAGGAGGTCTTCCTCCACAATGA
- a CDS encoding Glucanase, translating into MYRILATASALLATARAQQACTLNAESKPALTWSKCTSSGCSNVRGSVVVDANWRWTHSTSSSTNCYTGNTWDKTLCPDGKTCADKCCLDGADYSGTYGVTSSGNQLNLKFVTVGPYSTNVGSRLYLMEDENNYQMFDLLGNEFTFDVDVNNIGCGLNGALYFVSMDKDGGKSRFSTNKAGAKYGTGYCDAQCPRDVKFINGVANSDDWQPSASDKNAGVGKYGTCCPEMDIWEANKISTAYTPHPCKSLTQQSCEGDACGGTYSSTRYAGTCDPDGCDFNPYRQGNHTFYGPGSGFNVDTTKKVTVVTQFIKGSDGKLSEIKRLYVQNGKVIGNPQSEIANNPGSSVTDSFCKAQKVAFNDPDDFNKKGGWSGMNDALAKPMVLVMSLWHDHYANMLWLDSTYPKGSKTPGSARGSCPEDSGVPATLEKEVPNSSVSFSNIKFGPIGSTYSGTGGNNPDPEEPEEPEEPVGTVPQWGQCGGINYSGPTACVSPYKCNKINDYYSQCY; encoded by the exons ATGTACCGCATTCTCGCCACCGCCTCGGCTCTGCTGGCAACCGCCCGTGCCCAGCAAGCCTGCACCCTCAACGCCGAAAGCAAGCCTGCCTTGACCTGGTCCAAGTGCACATCCAGCGGCTGCAGCAACGTCCGCGGATCTGTCGTGGTTGACGCCAACTGGCGATGGACCCATAGCACCTCCAGCAGCACCAACTGCTACACCGGCAACACCTGGGACAAGACTCTCTGCCCCGATGGAAAGACCTGCGCTGACAAGTGCTGTCTTGATGGTGCCGACTACTCTGGCACCTACGGAGTCACCTCGAGCGGcaaccagctcaacctcaagTTTGTGACTGTTGGACCATACAGCACCAATGTTGGCAGCCGTCTCTACCTCATGGAGGATGAGAACAACTACCAGATGTTCGACCTCCTGGGCAACGAATTCACCTTTGATGTCGATGTCAACAACATCGGATGCGGCCTGAACGGCGCCCTCTACTTCGTCTCCATGGACAAGGATGGTGGCAAGAGCCGCTTCAGCACCAACAAGGCCGGTGCCAAGTACGGAACTGGCTACTGCGATGCCCAGTGCCCTCGCGAtgtcaagttcatcaacgGAGTT GCCAACTCCGACGACTGGCAGCCCTCCGCCAGCGACAAGAACGCCGGTGTTGGCAAGTACGGCACCTGCTGCCCTGAGATGGATATCTGGGAGGCCAACAAGATCTCCACGGCTTACACTCCCCATCCCTGCAAGAGCCTCACCCAGCAGTCCTGCGAGGGCGATGCCTGCGGTGGCACCTACTCTTCTACTCGCTATGCTGGAACTTGCGATCCCGATGGTTGCGATTTCAACCCTTACCGCCAGGGCAACCACACCTTCTACGGTCCCGGCTCCGGCTTCAACGTTGATACCACCAAGAAGGTGACTGTCGTGACCCAGTTCATCAAGGGCAGCGACGGCAAGCTTTCTGAGATCAAGCGTCTCTATGTTCAGAACGGCAAGGTCATTGGCAACCCCCAGTCCGAGATTGCCAACAACCCCGGCAGCTCCGTCACCGACAGCTTCTGCAAGGCCCAGAAGGTTGCATTCAACGACCCCGATGACTTCAATAAGAAGGGTGGCTGGAGTGGTATGAACGACGCCCTCGCCAAGCCCATGGTTCTCGTCATGAGCCTGTGGCACGAC CACTACGCCAACATGCTCTGGCTCGACTCTACCTACCCCAAGGGCTCCAAGACTCCCGGCTCTGCTCGTGGCTCTTGCCCTGAGGACTCTGGTGTCCCCGCCActctcgagaaggaggtcCCCAACTCCAGCGtcagcttctccaacatCAAGTTCGGTCCCATCGGCAGCACCTACTCCGGCACCGGCGGCAACAACCCCGACCCCGAGGAGCCTGAGGAGCCCGAGGAGCCCGTCGGCACCGTCCCCCAGTGGGGCCAGTGCGGCGGCATCAACTACAGCGGCCCCACCGCCTGCGTGTCTCCCTACAAGTgcaacaagatcaacgacTACTACTCCCAGTGCTACTAG